Proteins from a single region of Gossypium arboreum isolate Shixiya-1 chromosome 1, ASM2569848v2, whole genome shotgun sequence:
- the LOC108457656 gene encoding SPX domain-containing membrane protein At4g22990, producing the protein MVAFGKKLKERQIQEWQGFYLNYKLMKKRVKQYAQQMEVGTQDRRHVLKDFSRMLDNQIEKTVLFILEQQGQLASRLTNLREQHDALEETPEISQITELREAYRAVGLDLLKLLYFVEMNAIGLRKILKKFDKRFRYRFTDYYVKTRANHPYSQLQQVFKHVGLGAVVGAISRNLHELQDRQGSYLSIYDPPALPLQDPVVDSIKAAVDRLSHSTNFLNFLAQHALIMQEELPAPTDERIDDERYHFMSLLLNLANTFLYMVNTYIIVPTADDYSMSLGAAATVCGIVIGAMAVAQVFSSVYFSAWSNRSYFRPLVFSSIVLFVGNTMYALAYDMNSLTVLILGRLFCGLGSARAVNRRYISDCVPLKIRMQASAGFVSASALGMACGPALAGILQTNFKIYKLTFNANTLPGWVMAVAWLVYLVWLWISFKEPSRDIEEPPASSSETLENGALEEGKQPLLITSEEKQEDDEDPEGDGSEEAPEESRQPATSIVSAYRLLTPSVKVQLLIYFMLKYAMEILLSESSVITTYYFTWSTSTVSIFLACLGLTVLPVNIVVGSYISNMFEDRQILLASEIMVCIGILLSFHMIIPYTIPQYVCSGLIMFVSAEVLEGVNLSLLSRVMSSRLSRGTYNGGLLSTEAGTIARVIADATITLAGYLGESRLLNITLLPSFLICVASIVATCFTYNSLY; encoded by the exons ATGGTTGCCTTTGGGAAGAAGTTGAAGGAAAGACAAATTCAAGAATGGCAAGG ATTTTACCTAAACTACAAATTAATGAAGAAGCGAGTCAAACAGTATGCTCAACAAATGGAAGTTGGGACACAAGATCGCCGACATGTTCTCAAGGATTTCTCGAGAATGTTGGATAATCAG attgagAAGACTGTCCTTTTCATATTGGAGCAACAAGGCCAACTTGCAAGCAGGTTAACAAATCTTAGAGAACAACATGATGCACTCGAGGAGACGCCGGAAATATCCCAAATAACAGAACTTAGAGAGGCTTATAGAGCAGTCGGCCTAGATCTGTTGAAGCTTCTCTATTTTGTTGAAATGAATGCTATTGGTTTGCGAAAGATATTGAAAAAATTTGACAAACGCTTTCGCTATAGATTCACCGATTACTATGTCAAAACTCGTGCTAATCATCCTTATTCTCAGCTACAACAAGTGTTCAAGCATGTG GGTTTAGGGGCTGTTGTTGGAGCAATATCTCGTAATCTTCATGAACTTCAGGATCGTCAAGGAAGCTACTTATCAATTTACGATCCTCCAGCCCTTCCTCTCCAG GATCCAGTGGTTGATTCGATAAAAGCAGCTGTGGATAGGTTAAGTCACTCGACAAACTTCCTTAACTTTCTGGCACAACATGCCCTCATTATGCAAGAAGAGCTACCTGCTCCTACCGATGAACGCATTGATGACGAGAGATACCATTTTATGTCACTCCTATTGAACTTAGCAAACACGTTCCTCTATATGGTCAATACATATATTATCGTCCCCACAGCAGATGACTACTCAATGAGCCTTGGAGCTGCTGCAACGGTTTGTGGTATTGTTATCGGGGCAATGGCTGTTGCACAAGTGTTTTCTTCCGTGTATTTTAGTGCATGGTCTAATCGATCATACTTCAGACCTCTTGTATTTAGCAGTATTGTCCTTTTCGTGGGGAATACCATGTACGCATTGGCTTATGATATGAACTCATTAACGGTTCTAATACTTGGTCGGCTGTTTTGTGG ATTGGGTTCGGCTAGAGCTGTTAACCGTCGTTATATCAGCGATTGCGTACCATTAAAAATCCGGATGCAGGCATCGGCTGGTTTTGTTAGTGCCAGCGCTTTGGGGATGGCTTGTGGTCCTGCTCTTGCCGGCATACTTcaaacaaatttcaaaatttacaagTTGACATTTAATGCAAACACTTTGCCGGGATGGGTTATGGCTGTAGCTTGGCTTGTATATCTCGTTTGGTTGTGGATCTCATTTAAAGAACCGTCCCGTGATATAGAAGAACCTCCTGCATCTAGTTCTG AAACACTAGAAAACGGTGCACTCGAGGAAGGTAAACAACCGTTGCTGATTACTTCAGAAGAGAAACAAGAAGATGATGAAGATCCAGAAGGTGACGGAAGTGAAGAAGCTCCTGAGGAATCTCGTCAGCCTGCTACATCAATTGTGTCAGCTTATAGACTACTTACACCGTCAGTAAAG GTTCAGTTGTTGATATATTTCATGCTCAAATACGCAATGGAAATTTTACTCTCAGAATCTAGCGTCATCACGACTTACTACTTCACCTGGTCTACAAGCACAGTTTCTATCTTTCTTGCATGTCTTGGCTTAACAGTCCTTCCCGTAAATATTGTTGTTGGCAGCTACATTAGCAATATGTTTGAAGACAG GCAAATTTTATTGGCATCTGAAATTATGGTTTGCATAGGCATATTGCTTAGCTTCCATATGATAATACCATACACTATACCCCAATATGTTTGTTCCGGGCTCATAATGTTTGTTTCGGCCGAAGTGCTTGAAG GTGTCAACTTGTCACTGCTTTCTCGAGTAATGTCATCAAGGCTATCTCGCGGAACTTACAATGGCGGACTATTATCAACAGAAGCCGGGACGATCGCTCGAGTGATTGCCGACGCCACGATAACGTTGGCAGGGTACTTAGGTGAGAGTCGGCTTTTGAATATCACTCTTCTTCCTTCATTTCTCATATGCGTTGCCTCTATTGTTGCTACATGCTTTACCTACAACTCCTTGTATTGA
- the LOC108449983 gene encoding uncharacterized protein LOC108449983, producing the protein MNGTKRFALSSSAADANDSAFRNKRIMAGSPFDPQRAEPSQQQPNATPPLDPQRAELSRRHVKALNIQFASWVQSQLKNHPDELWQDGVSDYLSHASNIMDKFSDVVNWLKANAANGDSLSAAESHKNESKMVPETKNTENKFFQGKIGFTPTSTTTSLIPGSTTLSFSPGTTAGMFSLNTTTTRSTPADMTKKFPPLGTTTSFTSASSTTSFTPVGLTTSSIAAGSNSSFSFGLSTANFTSSSATNSFSSSNMTSSFASPWSTGAFSNSQSPFLFGTQSSVSVDNNAADDADDENELPQPSSPSVKKSEEKGIVVVHEVKCKLYVKSTDPADKDSWKDKGTGQLSIKCKEGISKGSKDSKPTIVVRNEVGKVLLNALLYPGIKTSAQKNSLVAIFHTSDEGGDNQEIVARTFLIRTKTEDDRNKLVTAIQEYAPAS; encoded by the exons ATGAACGGTACGAAAAGATTTGCCTTATCGAGCTCGGCTGCCGATGCCAATGATTCTGCT TTCCGCAACAAAAGAATAATGGCAGGATCTCCTTTTGATCCTCAAAGGGCAGAACCATCTCAACAGCAGCCGAATGCAACACCACCATTAGACCCACAGCGAGCTGAGTTGTCTCGGCGGCATGTGAAAGCTCTCAACATCCAATTTGCAAG TTGGGTGCAGTCACAACTGAAGAATCACCCTGATGAGCTTTGGCAAGATGGTGTTAGTGATTACCTAAGTCATGCTTCAAACATTATG GACAAGTTCAGTGATGTTGTCAATTGGCTCAAAGCGAATGCGGCTAATGGTGATAGTTTGTCTGCTGCTGAATCCCATAAAAATGAAAGCAAAATGGTTCCTGAAACCAAGAATACTGAGAATAAGTTTTTTCAAGGGAAAATTGGATTCACTCCAACCAGCACAACTACAAGCCTTATTCCAGGCTCTACAACTCTGAGTTTTTCTCCAGGCACCACAGCTGGGATGTTTTCTCTAAACACTACAACTACACGCTCGACTCCAGCTGATATGACTAAAAAATTTCCTCCATTGGGTACAACTACTAGCTTTACCTCAGCTAGTTCAACTACAAGCTTCACTCCAGTTGGTCTGACAACAAGCTCAATCGCAGCTGGTTCAAACTCAAGCTTTTCGTTTGGCCTTTCAACCGCAAATTTTACTTCCTCCAGTGCAACAAATAGCTTTTCTTCATCTAACATGACCTCAAGCTTTGCATCTCCTTGGAGCACTGGAGCATTCTCTAATAGTCAGAGCCCTTTCTTGTTTG GAACTCAGAGCTCAGTTTCAGTGGACAACAATGCAGCAGATGATGCAGATGATG AAAATGAGTTGCCACAGCCAAGCAGTCCATCAGTGAAGAAGTCGGAAGAGAAGGGTATTGTTGTTGTTCATGAAGTCAAATGCAAGCTTTATGTCAAG TCAACTGATCCAGCAGATAAAGATTCATGGAAAGATAAAGGCACTGGGCAACTTTCCATTAAATGCAAAGAGGGTATCAGCAAGGGTTCGAAAGATTCCAAACCAACAATCGTTGTTCGAAATGAG GTGGGGAAGGTGTTGCTAAATGCATTGCTATATCCTGGGATCAAAACAAGtgcacaaaagaattcccttGTTGCAATATTTCATACCTCG GATGAAGGTGGCGATAACCAAGAGATAGTGGCACGTACCTTCTTAATTAGAACAAAAACAGAGGATGACCGAAACAAACTGGTAACAGCAATCCAAGAGTATGCACCAGCCTCGTAA
- the LOC108484994 gene encoding dehydration-responsive element-binding protein 1A-like — MWKPWTIHCSLFLRMGVRVKTARLPGVSHSLKTHTIKFHYRSLFEFQIQLHRFFFLQLKKPNTKVFYFMAAETAETPSSSSEEVYSLATSKPKKRAGRRIFKETRHPIFRGVRQRKKNKWVCELREPNKKTRIWLGTYPTPEMAARAHDVAALAFRGKSACLNFADSVWKLPLPASMDAIDIRRAAVEAAEAFRPKESEEQLGGGGTRQGSVEASSSGVEVNFVDEEAMFDMPNLLASMAEGLLLSPPRSTNPDDDDDSDIDVSLWSY; from the coding sequence ATGTGGAAACCGTGGACCATACACTGTTCCCTCTTTCTTCGTATGGGCGTCCGTGTGAAAACCGCAAGGCTGCCAGGCGTCAGCCATTCCTTAAAAACCCACACAATAAAGTTTCACTATCGTTCCCTCTTTGAGTTCCAAATCCAACTccataggtttttttttttgcagcTTAAAAAGCCCAACACAAAAGTCTTCTACTTTATGGCGGCTGAAACGGCGGAGACACCGTCATCGTCATCCGAAGAAGTTTATTCATTAGCAACGAGTAAGCCAAAGAAACGTGCAGGAAGGAGAATATTCAAAGAGACTCGTCATCCTATTTTTAGAGGTGTACGACAAAGGAAAAAGAACAAATGGGTATGTGAGTTACGTGAGCCTAATAAAAAAACTCGCATTTGGCTCGGTACTTATCCTACACCTGAAATGGCTGCACGAGCACATGATGTTGCTGCATTAGCGTTTAGAGGTAAAAGTGCTTGCCTTAATTTTGCTGATTCAGTTTGGAAGTTGCCTTTGCCGGCTTCAATGGATGCTATCGACATTAGACGAGCAGCTGTGGAGGCGGCCGAAGCGTTTAGGCCTAAAGAATCGGAGGAACAGTTGGGGGGCGGTGGCACAAGGCAGGGAAGTGTGGAGGCTTCTTCGAGTGGCGTCGAGGTTAACTTTGTGGATGAAGAAGCAATGTTCGACATGCCGAACTTGCTTGCTAGCATGGCTGAAGGACTTTTACTTTCTCCACCTAGGAGTACTAAtccggatgatgatgatgatagtgATATCGATGTTTCCTTGTGGAGTTACTGA